Proteins found in one Sorghum bicolor cultivar BTx623 chromosome 1, Sorghum_bicolor_NCBIv3, whole genome shotgun sequence genomic segment:
- the LOC8054227 gene encoding DNA repair protein UVH3 isoform X3 — protein MQLDLLVQMRERVMAENRQKYQKIKKEPAKFSELQIQSYLKTVAFRREIDQVQKSAAGKGGGGVQTSKIASEANREFIFSSSFTGDKQMLAQRREKEHNVENTKSKKEINSSVFTSNPTNSLGTMKPPNSSKPSRDFGPDVETYRDERGRIRVSRVRAMGIRMTRDIQRNLDFIKENEQVKSKGQTQTSVHNGSTGNEEPPVFPEHLFESNKLQSSCNPDEDLSETDRENHQTSSQVEAADNISESSCHGNKEAIEISFSVDQTELKDGDEDIFLQLVSGSTSNMFSGNNCLVKNTEESEDSECIWEDGVIEAGTSPMKVGKNDHKSSLPENCSDDEMEWEEGDSFAPGVASSSEHNPCNAPKGDLEEAALVQEAIRRSLEDFEKKASENVSTGDIQESVEDRSLQFSNNVPKISEALGENDSHSGVPVVEEINNETRTEINCDKDDMVQGTGLLGIDRQENETRPQLVKNDGHLGSVPLCTTFTSNLAEKPSNSTEANGEDVMIFTTKLPGTAVGDCDKTSNLNIMNSDQSKCSNDIASTGETLSHQKDLLIDELLADTAEQKENATQVDLKFATSEIDYTQICDNDDNHTISASYVDAELSRLRQEQIDLGHERRKLESHAESVSSEMFAECQELLQMFGLPYIIAPTEAEAQCAYMEINNLVDGVVTDDSDVFLFGARNVYKNIFDDRKYVETYFMKDIESELGLTREQLIRMALLLGSDYTEGVSGIGIVNAIEVVHAFPEEDGLQKFKEWIESPDPSIFGKLHVEASGRSKKRKLGGNDSDGKGKGLEPECIQGSDDKQSSNEAEHVKEIFMSKHRNVSKNWHIPATFPSESVVNAYISPQVDNSMEPFSWGRPDLGLLRKLCWERFGWGKEKADELLIPVLREYNKHETQLRMEAFYSFNERFAKIRSKRIKKAIKGITGKSFLDTDEPEPDNPSTSKTIKKKEANSSSHARGRGKRKNNSGIRNMESQEDNVGDTNSLADTVEITRENNNTTKRKRGSPCGRSKGRGRSRTNAGNDATISQEDYEIEYSTSASDEDSCKRHSNSYGSEGRALRRSSRKRKQVTYMEDGHEAYDNDVPMHQNDENNPGQAAAVADMAGEDTGFNLYHQDTSELNSSRMHIGAGTTEDINEDSQDFELREDNQVDSAPKDYLFSGGGFCMEEGEGNEQEPAGHQSGAEIEPEPSGPCDAMDGVSESCKSASLSTAGECTENASMEARGASSSQQRRKASRGFSAMPTLTKRRRKS, from the exons ATGCAGTTAGATCTTCTTGTTCAG ATGAGGGAGAGAGTGATGGCTGAAAACAGGCAGAAATACcagaaaataaaaaag GAACCTgcaaaattttcagagcttCAAATACAGTCCTATCTCAAAACAGTTGCTTTCCGTCGAGAGATAGACCAAGTTCAGAAGTCTGCTGCAGGGAAGGGTGGTGGAGGTGTCCAGACATCAAAAATAGCATCAGAAGCTAACAGAGAGTTTATTTTCTCATCATCATTCACTGGTGATAAACA GATGCTGGCACAAAGACGTGAAAAGGAACATAATGTTGAGAACACTAAATCAAAAAAGGAAATTAATTCTTCTGTCTTCACATCTAACCCAACAAATAGTTTGGGAACAATGAAGCCTCCCAACAGCAGTAAACCTTCGAGGGATTTTGGGCCTGATGTTGAGACCTATCGTGATGAGAGAGGACGAATTAGAGTAAGCAGGGTCAGAGCAATGGGAATTCGTATGACTCGTGACATTCAAAGGAATTTAGATTTTATTAAAGAGAATGAGCAGGTTAAAAGTAAGGGACAAACGCAGACCAGTGTTCACAATGGATCAACAGGCAATGAAGAACCTCCAGTTTTTCCAGAGCATCTTTTTGAAAGTAACAAGCTCCAGAGTTCTTGTAATCCTGATGAGGATCTTTCTGAAACTGACAGAGAGAACCATCAGACCTCATCACAAGTAGAAGCAGCAGATAACATTTCTGAGAGTTCTTGTCATGGAAACAAGGAAGCAATAGAGATATCTTTCTCGGTTGATCAAACTGAATTGAAGGATGGCGATGAAGATATATTTTTGCAACTAGTGTCTGGGTCGACATCCAACATGTTTTCTGGCAATAATTGTTTGGTTAAAAACACGGAAGAATCTGAAGATTCTGAGTGTATTTGGGAAGATGGTGTTATTGAAGCAGGAACATCTCCTATGAAAGTTGGCAAGAACGATCATAAGTCATCTCTGCCAGAGAATTGCAGCGATGATGAGATGGAGTGGGAGGAAGGTGATAGCTTTGCACCTGGAGTTGCTTCTAGTAGTGAACATAATCCATGTAACGCACCAAAGGGGGATTTAGAAGAAGCAGCTCTTGTACAGGAAGCAATAAGGAGGAGTTTAGAGGATTTTGAGAAGAAGGCATCTGAGAATGTGAGCACTGGAGATATACAAGAATCTGTTGAAGATAGATCTTTGCAGTTCTCCAATAATGTTCCTAAGATATCTGAAGCTCTTGGTGAAAATGATTCACATTCTGGAGTACCTGTTGTTGAAGAGATAAACAATGAAACAAGAACAGAAATCAATTGTGATAAGGATGATATGGTACAGGGCACTGGACTACTTGGAATTGATAGACAAGAAAATGAAACCCGACCTCAACTGGTGAAAAATGATGGGCATCTGGGGTCTGTGCCTCTATGTACTACATTCACAAGTAATCTGGCTGAAAAACCATCTAACAGCACAGAAGCTAACGGTGAAGATGTAATGATATTTACAACCAAACTTCCTGGAACAGCTGTAGGCGATTGTGATAAAACTTCCAACCTAAACATTATGAATTCTGATCAATCAAAATGCAGCAATGATATTGCTTCAACTGGAGAAACCTTGTCACATCAAAAGGATCTTTTGATTGATGAACTGCTAGCTGACACTGCtgaacaaaaagaaaatgctACCCAAGTAGATCTGAAGTTTGCCACATCTGAGATAGATTATACACAAATTTGTGACAATGATGACAACCATACAATATCAGCGAGTTATGTTGATGCAGAGCTATCTCGTCTTAGACAAGAACAGATAGATCTTGGACATGAAAGGCGAAAACTTGAAAGTCATGCAGAGTCTGTAAGCAGTGAGATGTTTGCCGAATGCCAG GAATTGCTCCAAATGTTTGGCTTGCCATATATTATTGCACCAACGGAAGCTGAAGCTCAATGTGCATACATGGAAATAAATAACCTCGTTGATGGAGTTGTCACTGATGATTCAGACGTCTTTCTGTTTGGAGCAAGGAATGTTTACAAGAACATATTTGATGATAGGAAGTACGTAGAAACATATTTTATGAAG GACATTGAGTCTGAGCTTGGGTTAACACGAGAACAGTTAATCCGTATGGCTCTGCTTCTTGGGAGTGACTACACTGAAGGCGTTAG TGGTATCGGCATTGTGAATGCTATTGAAGTTGTACATGCATTTCCTGAGGAAGATGGACTGCAGAAGTTTAAAGAATGGATTGAATCACCGGATCCATCAATATTTGGTAAACTGCATGTGGAAGCAAGTGGTAgatcaaagaaaagaaaacttggTGGAAATGATTCAGATGGAAAGGGTAAAGGCCTGGAACCTGAATGCATTCAAGGTTCTGATGATAAACAATCTTCTAATGAGGCTGAACATGTAAAGGAAATATTTATGAGTAAACAT AGGAATGTGAGCAAGAACTGGCATATCCCTGCAACTTTTCCCAGTGAATCAGTTGTAAATGCATATATTTCTCCACAAGTTGACAATTCAATGGAGCCTTTTTCCTGGGGAAGACCAGATTTAGGCCTACTACGCAA GTTATGTTGGGAAAGGTTTGGATGGGGCAAAGAGAAAGCTGATGAACTGCTTATTCCTGTTTTGAGAGAGTATAATAAACATGAG ACTCAGTTGCGCATGGAGGCATTTTATTCATTCAACGAGAGATTTGCAAAAATTCGTAGCAAAAGGATTAAGAAAGCCATCAAGGGCATTACAGGGAAAAGCTTTCTTGACACAGATGAACCTGAGCCAGATAATCCCAGTACTAGCAAGACGATCAAGAAGAAAGAGGCAAACTCCTCAAGCCATGCCAGAGGtagaggaaaaaggaaaaacaattCTGGAATCAGGAATATGGAAAGTCAAGAAGATAATGTAGGAGATACCAACAGTTTGGCAGATACAGTTGAGATTACTAGAGAAAATAACAATACCACTAAGAGAAAAAGAGGGAGCCCCTGTGGTCGCTCCAAAGGAAGAGGACGAAGCAGGACAAATGCTGGAAATGATGCAACAATAAGTCAGGAGGATTATGAAATAGAGTATTCTACTTCAGCTTCAGATGAGGATTCATGTAAAAGGCATTCCAACAGTTATGGATCAGAAGGAAGGGCATTGCGAAGG TCAAGTAGGAAGCGGAAACAGGTGACATACATGGAAGATGGTCATGAAGCATATGACAATGATGTTCCAATGCATCAAAACGATGAAAATAACCCAGGCCAAGCTGCTGCAGTCGCAGACATGGCTGGAGAGGACACAGGGTTTAACCTTTACCATCAGGATACAAGTGAACTGAACAGCAGTCGGATGCATATAGGTGCAGGCACTACCGAAGATATCAATGAAGATTCCCAGGACTTTGAGTTACGTGAGGACAATCAGGTGGATTCGGCACCGAAAGACTATCTGTTCAGTGGTGGTGGTTTTTGTATGGAGGAGGGCGAAGGCAACGAACAAGAACCAGCAGGtcatcaatctggtgcagaaatAGAACCTGAGCCAAGTGGTCCATGTGACGCTATGGATGGAGTTTCAGAGAGTTGCAAGAGTGCGAGCCTGTCGACCGCGGGAGAGTGTACAGAGAATGCAAGCATGGAGGCCCGTGGTGCATCTTCGTCGCAGCAGAGACGCAAGGCAAGCCGAGGTTTTAGTGCCATGCCGACGCTTACCAAGCGTAGGAGAAAATCGTGA